A window of the Carassius carassius chromosome 36, fCarCar2.1, whole genome shotgun sequence genome harbors these coding sequences:
- the LOC132117124 gene encoding crk-like protein, whose amino-acid sequence MSSARFDSSDRASWYFGAVSRQEAQNRLQGQRHGMFLVRDSSTCPGDYVLSVSENSKVSHYIINSLPNKRFKIGDQEFDNLHGLLEFYKIHYLDTTTLIEPAPRYPSTSLPSGPIQQSGGLGDENQEYVRTLYDFTGSDAEDLPFKKGEILIILEKPEEQWWSAKNKEGRVGMIPVPYVEKLVKPSPQPGHGSRNSNSYGIPEPAHAYAQPQTPSPIPPITPGAVINPLPSMQNGPVLAKAIQKRVPCAYDKTALALEVGDIVKVTRMNISGQWEGEVNGRRGLFPFTHVKILDPQNPDECE is encoded by the exons ATGTCGTCTGCACGGTTCGACTCCTCGGACCGAGCCAGCTGGTATTTCGGGGCGGTTTCGAGACAGGAGGCGCAGAATAGGCTACAGGGACAGAGACACGGGATGTTTTTGGTGCGAGATTCCTCCACCTGTCCTGGTGATTATGTACTGTCAGTGTCCGAAAACTCCAAAGTTTCTCACTATATCATCAACTCTTTGCCAAACAAGAGATTCAAGATAGGCGACCAAGAGTTTGATAATCTACATGGACTTTTGGAGTTCTATAAAATACATTATCTGGATACGACCACCCTGATAGAGCCAGCGCCAAG GTACCCCAGTACCTCTCTGCCCAGTGGTCCTATTCAGCAATCCGGGGGACTTGGAGATGAGAACCAGGAGTATGTGCGGACTCTTTATGACTTCACTGGTAGCGATGCTGAAGACCTTCCTTTCAAGAAGGGTGAAATCCTAATTATTCTAGAAAAGCCTGAGGAGCAGTGGTGGAGTGCCAAGAACAAAGAAGGCCGAGTAGGCATGATTCCTGTTCCCTATGTAGAAAAGTTGGTGAAGCCTTCGCCTCAGCCCGGCCATGGATCACGTAATTCCAATAGCTATGGCATCCCTGAGCCAGCACACGCCTATGCTCAGCCTCAGACTCCATCGCCCATTCCTCCCATCACACCCGGCGCTGTCATCAACCCACTGCCTTCCATGCAGAACGGGCCAGTATTGGCGAAGGCAATCCAGAAACGAGTGCCATGTGCATATGACAAAACTGCCCTAGCACTGGAG GTGGGCGACATTGTGAAAGTGACTAGAATGAACATCAGCGGTCAGTGGGAAGGGGAGGTAAATGGCCGGAGAGGTTTATTCCCTTTCACCCATGTGAAAATATTGGACCCCCAAAATCCAGATGAGTGCGAATGA